In Cynocephalus volans isolate mCynVol1 chromosome 3, mCynVol1.pri, whole genome shotgun sequence, one DNA window encodes the following:
- the TMEM120A gene encoding ion channel TACAN isoform X1, whose translation MQPPPPGPLGDCLRDWEDLQQDFQSIQETHRLYRLKLEELTQLQNSCTSSIARQKKQLQELALVLKKCKPSLSSEAKESAQELENQMKERQGLFFDMEAYLPKKNGLYLSLVLGNVNVTLLSKQAKFAYKDEYEKFKLYLTIILILISFTCRFLLNSRVTDAAFNFLLVWYYCTLTIRESILINNGSRIKGWWVFHHYVSTFLSGVMLTWPDGLMYQKFRNQFLSFSMYQSFVQFLQYYYQSGCLYRLRALGERHTMDLTVEGFQSWMWRGLTFLLPFLFFGHFWQLFNALTLFNLARDPQCKEWQVLMCGLPFLLLFLGNFFTTLRVVHQKFHSQRRGSKKE comes from the exons ATGCAGCCCCCGCCCCCGGGCCCGCTGGGCGACTGCCTGCGGGACTGGGAGGATCTGCAGCAGGACTTCCAGAGCATCCAG GAGACCCACCGGCTATACCGCCTGAAGCTGGAGGAGCTGACCCAGCTGCAGAACAGTTGCACCAGTTCCATTGCTCGGCAGAAGAAGCAGCTCCAGGAGCTGGCCCTCGTCCTGAAGAA ATGCAAACCCTCCCTCTCATCAGAGGCCAAGGAGTCTGCGCAGGAGCTCGAGAACCAGATGAAAGAGCGCCAAGGCCTCTTCTTTGACATGGAGGCTTATTTGCCCAAGAAGAATGG GTTGTACCTGAGCTTGGTCCTGGGGAACGTCAATGTGACACTCCTGAGCAAGCAGGCTAA GTTTGCCTACAAAGACGAATACGAGAAGTTCAAGCTCTACCTCACCATCATCCTCATCCTCATCTCCTTCACCTGCCGCTTCCTGCTCAACTCCAG GGTGACAGACGCCGCCTTCAACTTCTTGCTGGTCTGGTATTACTGCACCCTGACCATCCGTGAGAGCATCCTCATCAACAACGGCTCCCG GATCAAAGGCTGGTGGGTTTTCCATCACTACGTGTCCACGTTCCTGTCGGGAGTAATGCTGACATG gCCTGATGGTCTCATGTACCAGAAGTTCCGGAACCAATTCCTGTCCTTCTCCATGTACCAGA GCTTCGTGCAGTTCCTCCAGTATTACTACCAGAGCGGCTGTCTGTACCGCTTGCGGGCCCTGGGGGAGAGGCACACCATGGACCTCACTGTGG AGGGCTTCCAGTCCTGGATGTGGCGGGGCCTCACCTTCCtgctgccttttcttttctttggacaT TTCTGGCAGCTTTTTAATGCGCTGACACTGTTTAACCTGGCCCGGGACCCTCAGTGCAAGGAGTGGCAG GTGCTCATGTGtggcctccccttcctcctcctcttccttggcAATTTCTTCACCACCCTGCGGGTTGTGCACCAGAAATTCCACAGCCAGCGGCGCGGGAGCAAGAAAGAATGA
- the TMEM120A gene encoding ion channel TACAN isoform X2 encodes MQPPPPGPLGDCLRDWEDLQQDFQSIQETHRLYRLKLEELTQLQNSCTSSIARQKKQLQELALVLKKCKPSLSSEAKESAQELENQMKERQGLFFDMEAYLPKKNGLYLSLVLGNVNVTLLSKQAKFAYKDEYEKFKLYLTIILILISFTCRFLLNSRVTDAAFNFLLVWYYCTLTIRESILINNGSRIKGWWVFHHYVSTFLSGVMLTWPDGLMYQKFRNQFLSFSMYQKGFQSWMWRGLTFLLPFLFFGHFWQLFNALTLFNLARDPQCKEWQVLMCGLPFLLLFLGNFFTTLRVVHQKFHSQRRGSKKE; translated from the exons ATGCAGCCCCCGCCCCCGGGCCCGCTGGGCGACTGCCTGCGGGACTGGGAGGATCTGCAGCAGGACTTCCAGAGCATCCAG GAGACCCACCGGCTATACCGCCTGAAGCTGGAGGAGCTGACCCAGCTGCAGAACAGTTGCACCAGTTCCATTGCTCGGCAGAAGAAGCAGCTCCAGGAGCTGGCCCTCGTCCTGAAGAA ATGCAAACCCTCCCTCTCATCAGAGGCCAAGGAGTCTGCGCAGGAGCTCGAGAACCAGATGAAAGAGCGCCAAGGCCTCTTCTTTGACATGGAGGCTTATTTGCCCAAGAAGAATGG GTTGTACCTGAGCTTGGTCCTGGGGAACGTCAATGTGACACTCCTGAGCAAGCAGGCTAA GTTTGCCTACAAAGACGAATACGAGAAGTTCAAGCTCTACCTCACCATCATCCTCATCCTCATCTCCTTCACCTGCCGCTTCCTGCTCAACTCCAG GGTGACAGACGCCGCCTTCAACTTCTTGCTGGTCTGGTATTACTGCACCCTGACCATCCGTGAGAGCATCCTCATCAACAACGGCTCCCG GATCAAAGGCTGGTGGGTTTTCCATCACTACGTGTCCACGTTCCTGTCGGGAGTAATGCTGACATG gCCTGATGGTCTCATGTACCAGAAGTTCCGGAACCAATTCCTGTCCTTCTCCATGTACCAGA AGGGCTTCCAGTCCTGGATGTGGCGGGGCCTCACCTTCCtgctgccttttcttttctttggacaT TTCTGGCAGCTTTTTAATGCGCTGACACTGTTTAACCTGGCCCGGGACCCTCAGTGCAAGGAGTGGCAG GTGCTCATGTGtggcctccccttcctcctcctcttccttggcAATTTCTTCACCACCCTGCGGGTTGTGCACCAGAAATTCCACAGCCAGCGGCGCGGGAGCAAGAAAGAATGA